Proteins encoded within one genomic window of Haladaptatus sp. QDMS2:
- a CDS encoding DUF5815 family protein has protein sequence MSEPRVPGSRDASLTLACGESVDVRQFDMGMREFTCDCGEVHAIVMDVHPLGRFVPEFLEAVLQETIDTASGAEFGTLHMMGIVKEEFPKKVVSKDVSNDGQLGCSMLWVSHFDDRRLHEIVVELIIELMEHAVSHAEDDSAMSEFEEQMLSFDVAEFVEEYRSQRDFHSATDQPV, from the coding sequence ATGTCAGAACCGCGCGTGCCCGGAAGCCGGGACGCCAGCCTCACGCTCGCCTGTGGCGAGTCGGTGGACGTTCGCCAATTCGACATGGGGATGCGTGAGTTTACCTGCGACTGCGGCGAGGTTCACGCCATCGTGATGGACGTCCACCCGCTTGGTCGATTCGTCCCCGAGTTCCTCGAAGCGGTCCTACAGGAGACCATCGACACCGCCTCCGGGGCGGAGTTCGGCACGCTCCACATGATGGGCATCGTCAAAGAGGAGTTCCCCAAGAAGGTCGTGAGCAAGGACGTCTCGAACGACGGCCAGTTGGGCTGTTCGATGCTCTGGGTGAGCCACTTCGACGACAGACGCCTCCACGAAATCGTGGTCGAACTCATCATCGAACTCATGGAACACGCCGTGAGCCACGCAGAAGACGATTCTGCGATGAGCGAGTTCGAAGAACAGATGCTCTCGTTCGACGTGGCCGAATTTGTCGAGGAGTATCGCAGCCAACGCGACTTCCACTCGGCGACCGACCAGCCGGTTTGA
- a CDS encoding NAD(P)/FAD-dependent oxidoreductase encodes MTEAYVIIGDGIAGSSAAETIRQEKPDAEIIVVTDEGEALYNRILTKEFAKGKLPEAPISIHDETWYDERDITLKLNTLVTKIDREAKELVTHEGETIEYGKLLLATGGTPTQLPVENSDAEGIHHFWTFQDARNIREHAETAETGAVIGAGLLGIDLAAICAAQGVDANYLMRGNAWWRYALSEQGAEIIHDALDERGVTPVFQSGVDRFETDDDGKVVATIDPNGERYESDFVGIAIGLDFNTELLLESGLELNDGIVVDQYMRTEDPDVYAAGDITRFYDVILEEYAQNGAWGSAKQQGMVAGKNMVMEAEGEPSEDELEEFRWVSSYSITHFDFPFLSFGHPTLGDDEAEMKYSDTEWRRLAFKDGKIVGGVLIGDLSPQGKYKKLIREQAVVADQKDILMEKMFDPEKLATPTEQ; translated from the coding sequence ATGACCGAGGCGTACGTCATCATCGGCGACGGGATTGCGGGTAGTTCCGCAGCCGAGACAATCCGGCAGGAAAAACCGGATGCGGAAATCATCGTCGTCACTGATGAGGGTGAGGCGCTGTATAACCGCATTCTGACCAAAGAGTTCGCGAAGGGCAAACTGCCCGAAGCCCCCATCTCGATCCACGACGAGACCTGGTACGACGAGCGCGATATCACGCTCAAACTCAACACGCTCGTCACCAAAATCGACCGCGAGGCGAAAGAACTCGTTACCCACGAAGGCGAGACCATCGAGTACGGCAAACTCCTCCTCGCGACGGGCGGCACCCCCACGCAACTCCCCGTCGAGAACTCCGATGCCGAGGGCATCCACCACTTCTGGACCTTCCAGGACGCCCGCAACATCCGCGAGCACGCGGAGACTGCGGAGACAGGCGCCGTCATCGGGGCCGGTCTGCTTGGCATCGACCTCGCGGCCATCTGTGCGGCCCAGGGCGTCGACGCGAACTACCTCATGCGCGGGAACGCCTGGTGGCGCTACGCCCTCTCGGAGCAGGGTGCAGAAATCATCCACGACGCGCTCGACGAACGCGGCGTGACCCCCGTCTTCCAGTCCGGCGTCGACCGCTTCGAAACCGACGACGACGGCAAGGTCGTCGCCACCATCGACCCGAACGGCGAGCGCTACGAGAGCGACTTCGTCGGCATCGCCATCGGCCTCGACTTCAACACGGAACTCCTCTTAGAATCCGGTCTCGAACTCAACGACGGTATCGTCGTCGACCAGTACATGCGCACCGAGGACCCGGACGTGTACGCCGCCGGGGACATCACGCGCTTCTACGACGTGATTTTAGAGGAGTACGCCCAGAACGGCGCGTGGGGCAGTGCGAAACAGCAGGGCATGGTCGCCGGGAAGAACATGGTCATGGAGGCGGAGGGCGAACCGAGCGAGGACGAACTCGAAGAGTTCCGCTGGGTCTCCTCGTACTCGATTACCCACTTCGACTTCCCGTTCCTCTCCTTTGGCCACCCGACGCTCGGCGACGACGAAGCCGAGATGAAGTACTCGGACACCGAGTGGCGGCGTCTCGCGTTCAAGGACGGCAAAATCGTCGGCGGCGTCCTCATCGGCGACCTCTCGCCGCAGGGCAAGTACAAGAAACTCATCCGCGAGCAGGCCGTCGTCGCAGACCAGAAGGACATCCTCATGGAGAAGATGTTCGACCCAGAAAAACTCGCGACGCCGACCGAACAGTAG
- a CDS encoding DUF6149 family protein, whose amino-acid sequence MKLRQNVRHFAAKQALTMPVVGEVVSGKLVDLHTGIFLKKADEAHREARRDHLDAFFDATMDSYVAGLNAGFPEAEAREITHIQANFDFFNHGWTEMMEIPGDELEAHYRRYETFFKQYDITIDDPLGEFAPPTGVPEAPKTLSKLETAEYEIAIAGFADDVYVEDGAGELRKGGDTEEPADVDVSDAPGMRGRDE is encoded by the coding sequence ATGAAACTCCGTCAGAACGTTCGCCACTTCGCCGCGAAGCAGGCGCTAACCATGCCCGTCGTCGGTGAGGTCGTGTCGGGGAAACTCGTCGACCTGCACACGGGCATCTTCCTGAAGAAAGCAGATGAGGCGCACCGCGAGGCGCGTCGCGACCACTTGGATGCCTTCTTCGACGCGACGATGGACTCCTACGTCGCCGGGTTGAACGCTGGGTTCCCCGAGGCCGAGGCCCGGGAAATCACGCACATCCAGGCCAACTTCGACTTCTTTAACCACGGCTGGACCGAAATGATGGAGATTCCCGGGGACGAACTCGAAGCCCACTACCGGCGCTACGAGACGTTCTTCAAGCAGTACGACATCACCATCGACGACCCGCTCGGCGAGTTCGCCCCGCCAACAGGTGTCCCCGAGGCCCCGAAGACCCTCTCGAAACTCGAAACCGCCGAGTACGAGATCGCCATCGCTGGCTTCGCAGACGACGTGTACGTAGAGGATGGAGCGGGCGAACTCAGAAAGGGTGGCGATACCGAGGAACCTGCTGACGTAGACGTGAGCGACGCCCCGGGGATGCGCGGGCGAGACGAGTAA
- a CDS encoding glycerol ABC transporter substrate-binding protein yields MEERSLLVLIGVASVLVMLYSVLIAQQLLLGAMVILGVLWIYLAIRFIRAFEQIASALQQIAEKERA; encoded by the coding sequence ATGGAAGAACGGTCCCTCCTCGTCCTCATCGGCGTCGCGAGCGTGCTCGTGATGCTCTACAGCGTCCTCATCGCCCAGCAACTGCTCCTCGGGGCGATGGTCATCCTCGGTGTGTTGTGGATTTACCTCGCGATTCGGTTCATCCGCGCGTTCGAGCAGATTGCCTCGGCGCTCCAGCAAATCGCAGAAAAAGAACGGGCCTGA
- a CDS encoding helix-turn-helix transcriptional regulator: MAAIDEDSPAETEGHDLEQYVDKRLFDDSIGTLADHVARKAALGDTRRYAILFLLGERGEMARKEIQVAVADSSFDLSHHLGELVDVGLISRTGAPEGADGRQTFYKITHLGQQELDADYRNVTGHDPTE; encoded by the coding sequence ATGGCCGCGATAGACGAAGACAGTCCGGCCGAGACTGAGGGGCACGACCTCGAACAGTACGTGGACAAACGACTGTTCGACGACAGCATCGGGACGCTCGCAGACCACGTCGCGAGGAAGGCAGCGCTCGGGGACACCCGCCGGTACGCCATCCTATTTCTGCTCGGAGAGCGCGGCGAGATGGCACGAAAAGAGATTCAAGTGGCTGTCGCCGACAGCAGTTTCGACCTGAGCCACCACCTCGGCGAACTCGTCGACGTCGGGCTCATCTCGCGGACCGGTGCGCCCGAGGGCGCAGACGGCCGCCAGACCTTCTACAAAATCACGCACCTGGGACAGCAGGAACTGGATGCAGATTATCGAAACGTGACGGGCCACGACCCCACCGAATAA
- a CDS encoding NAD(P)/FAD-dependent oxidoreductase: MIGVVGGGIAGLAAAYRLQNHGHDVHVFEASDDVGGLAAVYETRGDRIEKFYHHLSASERTIIDLIEELGLDENLEWPIGKNAYYVDGVIHPLDKPWEIAAYPHMSVYDKFRLTMLTMEIDMRGGIPKFDTYEKLEDFEDVPIKDFLIEHTTRGVYENFFEPLLDAKFGSKKEDVSAAWLLGRIKFRGERDLLRGEPLGYLIGGFGQLLDALVDEVGRENITTGARVTTVDFDEQVRSITVETEDGATDHEVDSVVVASMPNVLEDLTGYECDIDFQGTVCSVISMDEPLTDTYWLNIADDAPFGALIEHTNYIPPERYGGEHILYAPMYIQEPSERLWQASDAEVEEIWLSGLEDLFPDFDRDSVNWIKTARNPRTAPVYERGYLDMVVPYDLGDEVAEGIYYAGMASKAQYPERSLNGGIVAGYEAADAIASKR, encoded by the coding sequence ATGATAGGGGTCGTCGGCGGCGGTATCGCCGGACTCGCAGCGGCGTATCGCCTCCAGAACCACGGCCACGACGTGCACGTTTTCGAGGCCAGTGACGACGTTGGCGGACTCGCCGCCGTCTACGAGACGCGCGGCGACCGCATCGAAAAGTTCTACCACCATCTCTCTGCCTCTGAACGGACCATCATCGACCTCATCGAGGAACTCGGCCTCGACGAGAACCTGGAGTGGCCCATCGGCAAGAACGCCTACTACGTAGACGGCGTCATCCACCCGCTCGACAAGCCCTGGGAAATCGCCGCCTATCCACACATGAGCGTCTACGACAAGTTCCGGCTGACGATGCTCACGATGGAAATCGACATGCGCGGCGGCATCCCGAAGTTCGACACCTACGAGAAGCTCGAAGATTTCGAGGATGTGCCCATCAAGGATTTCCTCATCGAGCACACCACCCGCGGCGTCTACGAGAACTTCTTCGAACCGCTGCTCGACGCCAAGTTCGGGAGCAAAAAAGAGGACGTCTCCGCGGCGTGGCTGCTCGGGCGCATCAAGTTCCGCGGCGAGCGCGACCTGCTCCGGGGCGAACCACTCGGCTACCTCATCGGTGGCTTCGGGCAACTACTCGACGCCCTCGTAGACGAGGTGGGTCGCGAGAACATCACGACCGGCGCGCGCGTGACGACCGTCGATTTCGACGAACAAGTACGCTCGATTACCGTCGAGACTGAAGACGGAGCGACCGACCACGAGGTCGATTCGGTCGTCGTCGCCTCGATGCCGAACGTCTTAGAGGACCTCACGGGCTACGAGTGCGACATCGACTTCCAGGGGACGGTCTGTTCGGTCATCTCGATGGACGAACCGCTCACCGACACCTACTGGCTCAACATCGCGGACGACGCGCCCTTTGGCGCGCTCATCGAACACACGAACTACATCCCGCCCGAGCGCTACGGCGGCGAACACATCCTCTACGCGCCGATGTACATTCAGGAGCCAAGCGAGCGTCTCTGGCAGGCGAGCGACGCGGAAGTTGAGGAAATCTGGCTCTCCGGGTTAGAAGACCTGTTCCCCGACTTCGACCGCGACTCGGTGAACTGGATAAAGACCGCACGAAACCCGCGGACAGCACCCGTGTACGAACGCGGCTACCTCGACATGGTCGTGCCCTACGACCTCGGAGACGAGGTGGCCGAGGGCATCTACTACGCCGGCATGGCTTCGAAGGCGCAGTACCCAGAACGGTCGTTGAACGGCGGTATCGTCGCCGGCTACGAGGCCGCCGACGCGATTGCGAGCAAGCGCTGA
- a CDS encoding homoserine kinase, producing MLTVRAPATSANLGSGFDVFGVALERPADIVRVEKADRTTIEVTGTGAQYIPEDPNKNTVGAVARALDAPAHIQIDKGVRPASGLGSSAASAAAAAVALNELYDRGLTREELVPIAAKGEAVVSGDAHDDNVAPSILGGFTIATPDGIAQIDASIPLVACLPDIVVSTRDARRVVPEQASVSQLIDTVGKAATLTAGMARNDPVLVGRGMHDTVVTPARAELITGYDTVRDLALETGATGVTVSGAGPTIIAACHEGDQRPIANAMLDGFADVGVDARAYQTRIGQGATLFP from the coding sequence ATGCTTACCGTGCGGGCGCCTGCGACGAGTGCGAATCTGGGGAGTGGCTTCGACGTGTTTGGGGTGGCGCTCGAACGGCCCGCGGACATCGTCCGCGTCGAAAAGGCCGACCGAACGACCATCGAGGTGACGGGTACTGGGGCGCAGTACATCCCCGAAGACCCGAACAAGAACACGGTCGGGGCCGTCGCCAGAGCACTCGACGCACCTGCCCACATTCAAATAGACAAGGGAGTCCGTCCGGCCTCCGGACTCGGCTCCTCTGCCGCGAGCGCCGCGGCCGCCGCCGTCGCGCTCAACGAACTCTACGACCGGGGACTCACCCGCGAGGAACTCGTCCCCATCGCCGCGAAGGGGGAAGCCGTCGTCTCCGGGGACGCCCACGACGACAATGTCGCGCCCTCGATTCTCGGTGGATTCACCATCGCGACGCCGGACGGTATCGCGCAGATTGACGCCTCCATCCCGCTCGTGGCGTGCCTGCCCGACATCGTCGTCTCTACGCGCGACGCCCGCCGGGTCGTCCCCGAGCAGGCGTCGGTCTCCCAGCTCATCGATACCGTTGGCAAGGCCGCCACCCTGACCGCGGGGATGGCGCGAAACGACCCGGTCCTCGTGGGGCGGGGCATGCACGACACCGTCGTCACCCCGGCGCGCGCAGAACTCATTACGGGCTACGACACCGTCCGTGACTTGGCGCTCGAAACCGGTGCCACGGGCGTTACCGTGAGCGGGGCGGGTCCGACGATTATCGCCGCCTGCCACGAGGGCGACCAGCGCCCCATCGCCAACGCGATGCTCGACGGGTTCGCCGACGTAGGCGTTGACGCCCGGGCCTACCAGACGCGCATCGGGCAAGGCGCGACGCTGTTCCCGTGA
- a CDS encoding SCP2 sterol-binding domain-containing protein — translation MAIEFPSDRWISEWEDRLQNNEEYAKASQGWGVGFNGDFIFHLKPDDRLPDDRYFFIGLEDGDVYDCRQVENPEAIDYGFAYRGDYTDWVRLTQGEVGAIDGLMSGVFNLDGDMQKVLQYSDAAVSMVETASEIDTDYKY, via the coding sequence ATGGCAATCGAATTTCCGAGCGACCGATGGATCAGCGAGTGGGAGGACCGACTGCAGAACAACGAAGAATACGCGAAAGCCAGTCAGGGCTGGGGTGTGGGATTCAACGGCGACTTCATCTTCCATCTGAAACCCGACGATAGACTGCCCGACGACCGCTACTTCTTCATCGGCTTAGAAGACGGCGACGTGTACGACTGCCGTCAGGTAGAGAATCCGGAGGCCATCGACTACGGGTTCGCCTATCGGGGCGACTACACCGACTGGGTGCGCCTGACACAGGGCGAGGTGGGAGCCATCGACGGCCTGATGAGCGGCGTGTTCAACCTCGATGGGGACATGCAGAAGGTGCTCCAGTACAGCGACGCTGCAGTCTCGATGGTCGAGACGGCGAGCGAAATCGACACGGACTACAAGTACTGA
- a CDS encoding zinc-binding dehydrogenase, with the protein MFGKVVVKGDEREVDIVEIDERPDVEKGAVLTEVVQTNVCGSELHFWREEFPVPSGAVFGHEAVLEITELGDDVTSDSAGNRLSEGDLVVPVYFQQCGECRACSNGQFYACDLIRSTGEWMQPHHIAPHFRGTFATHYYIHPDQYFYKVPEGVPNEVAASANCALSQILFSVDHAGGITAGEEVIIQGAGGLGLHAIAVAKENGATVTVLEGAENRLEQAENFGADNVIDITDFESPGERIRRAQEVTGGGADLAIEVAGFPEVFDEGTRMIRSGGRYLEIGNISPNLSGEFTPANLTLNRITTYSVLFYQPWYLKRALEFLDAHIDDYPYESLLDAEFCLADAQQALEKSDQQAVTRATLVPERD; encoded by the coding sequence ATGTTCGGGAAAGTCGTCGTCAAGGGAGACGAACGGGAGGTGGACATCGTCGAAATCGACGAACGTCCCGACGTCGAAAAGGGGGCCGTCCTCACCGAAGTCGTCCAGACGAACGTCTGCGGCTCGGAACTGCACTTCTGGCGCGAGGAGTTCCCCGTGCCGTCGGGCGCGGTGTTCGGCCACGAAGCTGTCCTCGAAATCACCGAACTCGGCGACGACGTAACCTCAGATTCTGCAGGCAACCGCCTCTCCGAGGGCGACCTCGTCGTCCCCGTCTACTTCCAGCAGTGCGGAGAGTGTCGGGCCTGCTCGAACGGCCAGTTCTACGCCTGCGACCTGATTCGCTCGACCGGCGAGTGGATGCAACCCCACCACATCGCGCCGCACTTCCGGGGGACGTTCGCGACGCACTACTACATCCACCCGGACCAGTACTTCTACAAAGTGCCCGAGGGCGTGCCAAACGAGGTCGCGGCGAGCGCGAACTGCGCGCTCAGCCAGATTCTATTTAGTGTGGACCACGCTGGCGGCATCACCGCAGGCGAGGAGGTCATCATCCAGGGAGCCGGCGGTCTCGGCCTCCACGCCATCGCCGTCGCCAAAGAGAACGGCGCAACCGTCACGGTTCTCGAAGGCGCGGAAAATCGCCTCGAACAGGCCGAGAACTTCGGTGCGGACAACGTCATCGACATCACGGACTTCGAATCGCCCGGCGAGCGCATCCGCCGCGCACAGGAAGTGACCGGTGGCGGTGCAGACCTCGCCATCGAGGTCGCCGGCTTCCCCGAGGTGTTCGACGAGGGGACGCGCATGATTCGCTCCGGCGGGCGGTACCTCGAAATCGGGAACATCTCGCCGAACCTGTCTGGCGAGTTCACGCCCGCGAACCTCACGCTGAACCGCATCACGACGTACTCGGTGCTGTTCTACCAGCCGTGGTACTTAAAGCGCGCACTGGAGTTCCTCGACGCCCACATCGACGACTACCCCTACGAGTCGTTGCTCGACGCGGAGTTCTGCCTCGCAGATGCCCAGCAGGCCTTAGAAAAGAGCGACCAACAGGCTGTCACCCGCGCGACGCTCGTCCCCGAACGGGACTGA
- the pdxS gene encoding pyridoxal 5'-phosphate synthase lyase subunit PdxS, whose amino-acid sequence MPEETNLEELKRGTELVKRGFAKMQKGGVIMDVVNAEQARIAEDAGAVAVMALEAVPADIRKRGGVSRMADPAKVKEIIEEVSIPVMGKARIGHTTEAQILEAIGVDMIDESEVLTPADDAYHIDKRNFTSPFVCGARDLGEALRRINEGAAMIRTKGEAGTGDVNQAVKHQRAIRGAIRELEGMTFEEREAYAREISAPAELVHETAEMGRLPVVNFAAGGIATPADAALMMHHGCDGIFVGSGIFGAENPPVMGEAIVEAVNNWDNPEKLAEISSNIGKGMKGEANVDLPEEKKLQGRGV is encoded by the coding sequence ATGCCTGAGGAGACCAATCTTGAGGAACTGAAGCGCGGCACCGAACTGGTGAAGCGCGGATTCGCGAAGATGCAGAAGGGCGGCGTCATCATGGACGTTGTCAACGCGGAGCAGGCCCGCATCGCGGAAGACGCTGGTGCGGTTGCCGTCATGGCGCTCGAAGCCGTCCCCGCGGACATCCGCAAACGCGGGGGCGTCTCGCGCATGGCCGACCCGGCGAAGGTCAAAGAAATCATCGAGGAAGTCTCGATTCCGGTCATGGGCAAGGCCCGCATCGGCCACACGACCGAGGCGCAGATTCTCGAAGCCATCGGCGTGGACATGATCGACGAGTCCGAGGTCCTGACGCCCGCGGACGACGCCTACCACATCGACAAGCGCAACTTCACCTCGCCGTTCGTCTGTGGCGCACGTGACCTCGGCGAGGCGCTCCGGCGCATCAACGAGGGCGCGGCGATGATTCGCACGAAGGGCGAGGCCGGCACGGGCGACGTGAATCAGGCCGTCAAACACCAGCGCGCCATTCGCGGCGCGATTCGCGAACTCGAAGGTATGACCTTCGAAGAGCGCGAGGCCTACGCCCGCGAAATCAGCGCCCCAGCCGAACTCGTCCACGAGACGGCCGAGATGGGTCGGCTTCCTGTGGTGAACTTCGCCGCCGGTGGCATCGCGACGCCCGCAGACGCGGCGCTCATGATGCACCACGGCTGTGACGGCATCTTCGTCGGCAGCGGGATTTTCGGCGCAGAGAACCCGCCGGTCATGGGCGAGGCAATCGTCGAGGCGGTCAACAACTGGGACAACCCCGAGAAACTCGCCGAGATTTCGTCGAACATCGGCAAGGGCATGAAAGGCGAGGCGAACGTCGACCTCCCCGAAGAGAAGAAGCTGCAGGGTCGCGGCGTCTAA
- a CDS encoding twin-arginine translocation signal domain-containing protein: MSDSTRKISSQGRRQFLKSLSGLGVAGAALNYMSQDALAELTENPHDEVPRLESLTHTNHEDVINNGAKPEREPVYYTIPATSGLSLKAHTTSASKSRTISNRRSASNFK, from the coding sequence ATGTCAGATTCCACTCGTAAAATTTCAAGTCAAGGTCGCCGCCAATTTCTAAAATCTCTATCTGGTCTGGGTGTTGCAGGAGCAGCTCTCAACTACATGAGTCAAGATGCACTCGCTGAACTTACTGAAAACCCTCACGACGAGGTTCCACGGCTTGAGTCACTTACACATACCAACCATGAAGACGTTATAAACAACGGTGCGAAACCTGAGCGAGAACCGGTCTATTACACCATTCCCGCGACGAGTGGGCTGTCACTCAAAGCGCACACGACGTCCGCAAGCAAGTCGAGAACCATCTCAAATCGACGCTCGGCCTCGAACTTCAAGTAG
- a CDS encoding DUF1405 domain-containing protein: MASETGRGLLSRLFSKPVPEPDDLPWYVAPLPKWLEDFGLRIAWLIVFVNLAGTAFGFYYYLFQFSIEPVVMWPLVPDSPIATLFIALALGAWLLGRQNDYLSALAFFGCLKLGAWTPFVLGVFMTEFGYLHWAMYNFLFWSHLAMVVQGFLLHRITNFPVKAVAVAAGWYLLNDVVDYFVPIVGNPHHTLLPPAVEPIVDGVVTHASPGHEIAAAGAITLTVLATFLALATRVKKLEN, translated from the coding sequence ATGGCCTCTGAAACCGGACGCGGACTCCTCTCTCGTCTCTTCTCGAAGCCGGTTCCCGAACCCGACGACCTGCCGTGGTACGTCGCGCCCCTCCCCAAATGGCTCGAAGACTTCGGCCTGCGCATCGCGTGGCTCATCGTCTTCGTCAACCTCGCCGGGACGGCCTTTGGCTTCTACTACTACCTGTTCCAGTTCTCCATCGAACCGGTGGTGATGTGGCCTCTGGTTCCTGATAGCCCCATTGCCACCCTGTTCATCGCCCTCGCGCTCGGGGCGTGGCTCCTCGGCAGACAGAACGACTACCTCTCAGCATTGGCCTTCTTCGGGTGTCTGAAACTCGGCGCGTGGACGCCGTTCGTCCTCGGCGTGTTCATGACCGAGTTCGGCTACCTCCACTGGGCGATGTACAACTTCCTGTTCTGGAGCCACCTCGCCATGGTCGTCCAGGGCTTCCTCCTGCACCGCATCACCAACTTCCCGGTGAAGGCCGTCGCCGTCGCCGCCGGGTGGTACCTCCTCAACGACGTCGTGGATTACTTCGTGCCCATCGTCGGGAATCCCCACCACACGCTGCTCCCGCCCGCGGTGGAGCCAATCGTAGACGGCGTCGTGACCCACGCGAGTCCGGGCCACGAAATCGCCGCCGCGGGGGCGATTACCCTCACGGTGCTCGCGACGTTCCTCGCGCTCGCCACCCGCGTCAAAAAACTGGAAAACTAA
- a CDS encoding DUF6293 family protein: MARTESTTHDQTHVVPVGFDYDRLIAPLVRDQHSVDRVILLEGAVGSEANVEYSRRLAEKLERDFANLLGAETERLVIENVYDYDTAFEQAYELVNDELDAGNEVWVNLSAMPRTVSFAFAMAAHSVMVERQEDRERIHTYYTAPEKYLETELAETLRRGTDLVSELQTDDQDERVSSWLSEAQSLLSEFDERGTTIGAKPVEGSHIVELPVASFSSVKPFEEVILFKLGEDGEFESVSELAQALAADLGEEYSDSFRSRVIYTVDRLGPGGKGYIEQREEGKSYRTKLSRIGSLWVRAHADR, from the coding sequence ATGGCGCGCACTGAATCGACTACTCACGACCAGACGCACGTCGTCCCCGTCGGCTTCGACTACGACCGACTCATCGCGCCGCTCGTGCGCGACCAGCACTCGGTGGACCGCGTGATTCTCCTCGAAGGCGCGGTGGGCAGCGAGGCGAACGTCGAGTACAGCAGACGCCTCGCCGAGAAACTCGAACGCGACTTCGCGAACCTGCTCGGCGCGGAAACCGAACGACTGGTCATCGAGAACGTCTACGACTACGACACCGCCTTCGAACAGGCCTACGAACTCGTAAACGACGAACTCGACGCCGGCAACGAGGTCTGGGTGAACCTCTCTGCGATGCCCCGGACCGTGAGTTTCGCCTTCGCGATGGCCGCCCACTCCGTGATGGTCGAGCGCCAGGAGGACCGCGAACGCATCCACACCTACTACACCGCCCCGGAGAAGTACCTGGAGACGGAACTGGCAGAAACCCTGCGCCGGGGCACCGACCTCGTCTCGGAACTCCAGACCGACGACCAGGACGAGCGCGTCTCCTCGTGGCTGTCGGAAGCGCAGTCGCTCCTCTCGGAGTTCGACGAGCGCGGGACGACCATCGGCGCGAAACCCGTAGAGGGCAGTCACATCGTTGAACTACCGGTGGCCTCGTTTTCGAGCGTGAAACCGTTCGAGGAGGTCATCCTGTTCAAACTCGGAGAGGACGGCGAGTTCGAGAGCGTGAGCGAACTGGCCCAGGCGCTCGCCGCCGATTTGGGCGAGGAGTATTCGGACAGCTTCCGCTCGCGGGTGATTTACACGGTCGACCGCCTCGGACCGGGCGGGAAAGGCTACATCGAGCAACGTGAAGAAGGGAAATCCTACCGGACGAAGCTCTCTCGAATCGGAAGCCTGTGGGTTCGCGCCCACGCAGACCGGTAA